Proteins from a genomic interval of bacterium:
- a CDS encoding ferredoxin, which yields MAITKVWIEEGCTVCNLCSDTAPEVFDVNDETCTIREGVDLSAFEEEIIQAAEECPVEIIKYE from the coding sequence ATGGCCATCACGAAAGTCTGGATCGAAGAAGGCTGCACGGTCTGCAATCTCTGCTCGGATACGGCGCCCGAGGTCTTCGACGTCAACGACGAGACCTGCACTATCCGCGAGGGCGTCGACCTCTCCGCCTTCGAAGAGGAGATCATCCAGGCTGCCGAGGAGTGCCCGGTCGAGATCATCAAGTACGAGTAG